In Cytobacillus luteolus, one DNA window encodes the following:
- the dacB gene encoding D-alanyl-D-alanine carboxypeptidase/D-alanyl-D-alanine-endopeptidase has translation MGFIYSVPIQTVQAAEIGSLTSELNLFLENEPDLKGTIVGVSIRSATTGELIYQHNGNTRLRPASNMKLLTAAAALSALGENYTFKTEILTDGKVRNDTLKGNLFLKGKGDPTLLTEDFDQMASELSKKGIRYIRGDLIADDSWYDDVRYSVDLPWSDETAYYGGQVSALTAAPDKDYDTGAVRISVRPGDKAGKKAIIKVTPKTNYVVIKNRVITVENEEKKQLEITRKHGSNEILIQGRIPIDSKPYKEWVAVWEPTGLALDLFKQALNKEEIKVVGKSRFDKTPNEATPITDHHSMPLKDLFIPFMKLSNNVHAETLVKEMGRVIKGSGTWESGLDVMNSEMSKLGLNTASCVIRDGSGISHINLISTNEVSKLLFNSQSQPWFPVYLQSLPVAGNMDRMTGGTLRHRLSTVGNVYAKTGTLTTVSSISGYIDTKSGNKLIFSIILNNLLEDTKGKAIEDKMIELISNY, from the coding sequence GTGGGTTTTATCTATAGTGTACCAATTCAAACAGTGCAAGCAGCAGAAATAGGCTCGTTAACCTCCGAGCTCAACCTCTTTTTGGAAAATGAGCCAGATTTAAAAGGAACCATTGTAGGAGTTAGTATTCGATCGGCAACAACAGGGGAGCTAATTTATCAGCATAATGGCAATACAAGGCTGCGGCCCGCTTCTAACATGAAGTTGTTAACAGCTGCCGCTGCCCTGTCAGCGCTTGGAGAGAATTACACATTTAAGACAGAGATCCTAACAGATGGAAAAGTTCGAAATGACACATTAAAAGGGAATCTTTTTTTAAAAGGAAAAGGGGACCCAACCCTATTAACAGAAGACTTTGATCAGATGGCTTCTGAGCTTTCGAAAAAGGGAATTAGATATATTCGTGGTGATCTGATAGCTGATGACAGTTGGTATGATGATGTTAGATATTCGGTAGATTTACCATGGAGTGATGAAACTGCTTATTACGGTGGACAAGTTTCTGCTCTAACAGCTGCTCCGGATAAGGATTATGATACAGGAGCAGTACGAATTAGCGTCCGACCTGGTGATAAAGCGGGAAAAAAAGCTATCATTAAAGTAACACCTAAAACGAACTATGTGGTTATCAAAAACCGGGTTATAACAGTAGAGAATGAAGAAAAGAAGCAGCTCGAAATTACCCGTAAGCATGGATCGAACGAAATATTAATACAAGGAAGGATACCGATTGACTCGAAGCCTTACAAAGAATGGGTCGCCGTTTGGGAGCCGACTGGCCTAGCTTTAGACCTTTTTAAACAAGCCTTGAATAAAGAAGAAATTAAAGTAGTAGGTAAATCAAGATTTGATAAGACCCCGAATGAGGCAACACCAATCACTGATCACCATTCAATGCCGTTAAAGGACTTATTCATTCCTTTTATGAAGCTTAGTAATAATGTCCATGCTGAAACGCTGGTTAAGGAAATGGGTCGGGTAATAAAAGGTTCTGGTACCTGGGAAAGTGGACTCGATGTCATGAATTCAGAGATGTCAAAACTTGGACTGAATACAGCTTCGTGTGTTATTCGAGATGGGTCGGGTATATCTCATATCAATTTAATATCGACGAATGAGGTCTCAAAGCTACTTTTCAATAGCCAATCGCAACCCTGGTTTCCTGTTTATCTTCAATCACTACCTGTTGCTGGTAATATGGATAGGATGACTGGAGGAACTTTACGACATCGTCTAAGTACTGTTGGGAATGTCTATGCTAAAACAGGTACTTTGACAACTGTAAGTTCAATATCAGGTTATATTGATACGAAAAGTGGAAATAAGCTGATCTTCTCAATTATTCTGAATAATTTATTAGAGGACACAAAGGGAAAAGCGATTGAAGATAAGATGATTGAGTTGATTTCAAACTATTAA
- a CDS encoding TVP38/TMEM64 family protein: MEERLLDLFFQYREMAILISLLASVLVAVLGIVPSVFVTAANILFFGFVQGTLISFAGEAIGALVAFLLYRKGFKNISKKHLEKYPKLGKLIQSEGKDAFLLILSLRLLPFVPSGLVTFAGAIGKVSIGLFTVASTVGKVPALLIEAYSVNFVFQMEWQQKLVFSIISLGILAFVLFKNKRKL, translated from the coding sequence ATGGAAGAAAGACTATTAGATTTGTTTTTTCAATATAGGGAGATGGCAATACTAATTAGTTTGCTAGCAAGTGTGCTTGTTGCAGTTTTAGGAATTGTTCCCAGTGTCTTTGTTACAGCTGCAAATATTTTGTTCTTTGGTTTTGTTCAAGGAACTTTAATTTCTTTTGCTGGTGAAGCAATTGGTGCACTAGTTGCATTCTTATTATATAGAAAGGGTTTTAAGAATATTTCTAAGAAACATTTAGAAAAATATCCTAAGCTAGGTAAGTTAATTCAATCTGAAGGTAAAGATGCATTTTTGCTTATTCTCTCACTAAGGTTGCTACCATTTGTTCCATCTGGACTCGTAACGTTTGCAGGAGCAATTGGAAAGGTATCTATTGGATTATTTACCGTTGCTAGTACCGTTGGCAAAGTTCCAGCATTGTTAATAGAGGCTTATTCTGTTAATTTTGTATTTCAAATGGAATGGCAACAAAAATTAGTTTTTTCAATTATATCACTTGGAATCTTGGCTTTTGTACTTTTCAAAAACAAGCGAAAACTGTAA
- a CDS encoding nucleotidyltransferase domain-containing protein — translation MGEEKIINPFQAAEMFVNMYYPDCNGALLAGSVVRGEATDTSDLDIIVFDSKMDSSYRESSIKFGWHIELFVHNLDSYKSFFISDCERARPSLPRMVSEGFVLKDDGIISSIKNEACLLLENGPEEWSSDIIRIKRYFITDTLDDFIGSEQRAEEIFIAGTLAEMVSEFVLRTNKNWIGTSKWIYRSLKEYDKEFAKRFVDAFDCYYQTGEKHKVIQIVDSVLEPHGGRLFEGFLLGKKNNK, via the coding sequence GTGGGTGAGGAGAAGATCATTAATCCATTTCAAGCAGCAGAAATGTTTGTAAACATGTATTATCCTGATTGTAATGGAGCCTTGCTAGCGGGGAGTGTTGTAAGAGGGGAAGCTACGGATACATCAGATCTTGATATTATTGTGTTTGATAGCAAAATGGATTCTTCCTACAGGGAATCTAGCATTAAGTTTGGGTGGCATATCGAACTATTTGTACATAATTTAGACTCGTACAAATCCTTTTTTATAAGTGATTGTGAAAGAGCTAGACCTTCATTACCCAGGATGGTTTCAGAAGGTTTTGTTTTAAAGGATGATGGCATAATTAGCTCTATAAAGAATGAAGCATGCCTACTGTTAGAGAACGGTCCCGAAGAGTGGTCGTCAGACATCATAAGGATCAAACGCTATTTTATAACTGATACGTTGGATGACTTTATAGGAAGTGAACAACGAGCTGAAGAGATTTTTATAGCTGGAACACTCGCTGAAATGGTAAGTGAATTTGTATTAAGAACGAATAAGAACTGGATCGGTACATCTAAATGGATTTACCGGTCATTAAAGGAATATGATAAAGAGTTTGCAAAACGTTTTGTAGACGCTTTTGACTGTTATTATCAAACGGGTGAAAAACATAAAGTAATTCAAATCGTAGATAGTGTACTTGAACCCCATGGCGGAAGATTGTTTGAAGGGTTTTTACTAGGGAAGAAAAACAATAAGTAG
- a CDS encoding DUF952 domain-containing protein — translation MILHILEVDTWLKAKNEGMYTPSSLEDEGFIHCSTKDQVLEVANFLYKGQENLVLLCIDSIKVRAEIVYEDLYETGKLYPHIYGGMNVDAVANVVPFLPNSDGTFRLPKELKE, via the coding sequence ATGATTTTACATATTTTAGAGGTAGATACATGGTTAAAGGCAAAAAATGAAGGGATGTACACCCCTTCAAGTCTTGAAGATGAAGGCTTTATCCATTGTTCTACAAAAGATCAGGTGTTAGAAGTAGCAAATTTTTTATATAAGGGACAGGAAAACTTAGTTTTACTATGCATTGACTCTATTAAAGTTAGAGCAGAAATTGTGTATGAGGATTTATATGAAACTGGAAAACTCTACCCACATATTTATGGTGGTATGAACGTTGACGCAGTTGCAAATGTCGTTCCATTCTTACCTAATAGTGATGGAACATTTAGACTACCTAAAGAATTAAAGGAATAA
- a CDS encoding amidase: protein MGIPYNDYDALGLAELVKNKEVKPVELVEESIRIIELHNPDLNAVINKMYEQARQTAAATNLNGPFAGVPMLLKDITQEMKGEKITAGSKALQGYIAKQDTEYINRLRKAGLLFVGQTNVPEFALMGITEPKQYGPTRNPWNTDYTPGGSSGGSAAAVASGMVPLAGANDGGGSIRIPGAYCGLFGLKPTRGRTPVGPNTGRNWQGASVDHVLTKSVRDSAAILDVLKIHEKGAAYHAPSFDGSYLDVVTTPMSKGLTFAFSLKSPLEANVHPECKEAVLKTVKLLESLGHNVEEKEAPVDGYKIIKSYLTLYFGEVAASIASLEDVLGRKAKQLDVEPSTWLLGLLGKATSAEEFVLGLREWDIAAFQMEEFHSKYDFYITPTTAFPPAKIGELEPKSLEKLLINVVGKIGSGNLLKKAGIVDQIAKTSLMRTPFTQLANLTGQPAMSVPMHVTKDGLPCGVQFIAARGKEDILFQLASELEQTEHWSTSKERQ from the coding sequence ATGGGGATTCCCTATAATGATTATGATGCACTCGGGTTGGCCGAGCTTGTTAAAAACAAAGAAGTTAAGCCAGTTGAACTAGTGGAAGAATCAATTAGAATAATTGAACTCCATAATCCAGATCTTAATGCAGTTATTAATAAGATGTATGAGCAAGCTAGACAAACAGCGGCAGCAACTAATCTAAACGGACCATTTGCAGGAGTTCCGATGTTATTAAAGGACATAACCCAAGAGATGAAAGGTGAAAAAATTACTGCAGGTTCTAAAGCTTTACAAGGGTACATAGCGAAACAGGATACTGAATATATCAATAGATTAAGAAAAGCGGGTCTCCTTTTTGTAGGACAAACAAATGTACCTGAATTTGCGTTAATGGGTATTACAGAGCCTAAACAGTATGGACCAACAAGGAATCCCTGGAATACAGATTATACACCTGGTGGTTCAAGTGGTGGGTCGGCTGCAGCGGTGGCATCAGGTATGGTACCCTTAGCAGGAGCAAATGATGGTGGAGGCTCTATACGAATTCCAGGTGCATACTGTGGATTGTTTGGTCTAAAGCCTACAAGAGGAAGAACACCAGTTGGTCCAAATACTGGTAGAAACTGGCAAGGTGCTTCTGTTGACCATGTTCTAACAAAGTCGGTTCGAGATAGTGCTGCAATCCTTGATGTACTAAAAATTCATGAAAAAGGAGCAGCATATCATGCACCTTCTTTTGATGGGAGTTACCTAGATGTAGTAACTACACCTATGTCCAAAGGCTTAACCTTTGCTTTTTCTCTAAAATCTCCATTAGAAGCCAATGTACATCCAGAATGTAAAGAAGCTGTTCTTAAGACAGTAAAATTACTTGAGTCTTTAGGTCATAATGTCGAAGAAAAGGAAGCACCAGTTGATGGCTATAAAATAATAAAAAGTTATTTGACCTTATATTTTGGAGAGGTAGCGGCTTCAATAGCTTCACTTGAGGATGTTTTAGGTCGAAAAGCCAAGCAGTTAGATGTTGAACCTTCTACTTGGCTACTTGGTTTACTTGGCAAAGCAACGAGTGCTGAAGAATTTGTCCTTGGATTAAGAGAATGGGATATTGCAGCGTTCCAGATGGAGGAATTTCATTCTAAATATGATTTCTATATAACCCCGACAACAGCTTTTCCTCCAGCAAAAATTGGTGAGCTCGAGCCTAAGTCATTGGAAAAATTATTGATAAATGTTGTTGGTAAAATAGGTTCTGGAAATCTTTTGAAAAAAGCAGGAATCGTAGATCAAATTGCTAAAACCAGTCTCATGAGAACACCGTTTACCCAGCTTGCGAATTTAACAGGTCAACCAGCAATGAGTGTTCCTATGCATGTAACGAAGGATGGACTTCCATGTGGCGTCCAATTCATTGCTGCCCGTGGTAAAGAAGATATATTATTTCAATTAGCAAGTGAATTGGAACAAACGGAACATTGGTCAACATCAAAAGAGAGGCAATAA
- a CDS encoding DUF2294 domain-containing protein has product MNKSKGYIESEISKAITQWEKDFLGRGSVSVKSDILRDMIIICLKGILTPAEYSVCETKEGILTIKKTRSELVESGIDDLKQIILSCTGKEVTSFHTDISTHSGERIMVFKLCSDLEKDFT; this is encoded by the coding sequence ATGAATAAATCCAAGGGGTATATCGAATCAGAAATTAGCAAAGCGATAACACAGTGGGAAAAAGACTTTCTTGGTCGTGGATCGGTTTCCGTAAAGTCTGATATTTTACGTGACATGATTATCATATGCTTAAAAGGAATTCTAACTCCGGCTGAATATTCTGTATGTGAAACCAAAGAGGGAATATTAACCATTAAGAAAACTCGCTCAGAATTAGTTGAATCTGGCATTGATGATTTAAAACAAATTATTCTATCATGTACTGGAAAAGAAGTAACTAGTTTCCATACAGATATTAGCACTCATTCGGGTGAACGAATCATGGTATTTAAATTATGTAGCGATTTAGAGAAAGATTTTACATAA
- a CDS encoding sodium-dependent bicarbonate transport family permease: MTEIIVDNLLSPVVLFFVLGLVAAIFKSDLKFPSALSEALSIYLLIAIGIKGGIELSHYSIDTVLAPIGGALILGVAIPLITLFIMRIIKVDLENSIGLAATYGSISIVTYGAALSFLEKNGTMYEGFMNAIVVLMESPAILVSLLILNIVKNKSEVTSLSSRSVGFMPESFNLIDKEVLRESIFGKSIVLLVGSLLIGVILGERAVPMVKPLFMDLYNSVLILFLLNMGLVAGQRLPEVKKYGVKLVLFGLLSPLLFGSLGVIVGSFVGLSIGGITLMGVLAGSASYIAAPAALKTSVPEANPSIYLGLALGVTFPFNLIIGIPIYFELAKWIQ, from the coding sequence ATGACTGAAATCATTGTTGATAATTTACTCTCACCTGTTGTTTTATTTTTTGTTTTAGGGTTAGTAGCAGCAATCTTTAAATCTGACCTTAAATTTCCAAGTGCTCTAAGTGAGGCTTTAAGTATTTACCTATTAATTGCAATTGGTATAAAAGGAGGAATTGAACTTTCACATTATTCCATTGATACGGTTTTAGCACCAATTGGTGGTGCGTTAATTCTTGGAGTTGCAATCCCTTTAATCACACTCTTTATTATGAGAATTATCAAGGTAGATCTAGAAAATTCAATAGGATTAGCAGCTACCTATGGATCAATAAGTATAGTCACCTATGGTGCTGCTCTCTCTTTTCTTGAGAAAAATGGAACAATGTATGAAGGGTTTATGAACGCGATTGTTGTTTTAATGGAGAGTCCTGCCATCTTAGTATCATTACTAATTTTAAACATAGTTAAAAATAAGAGTGAGGTAACTTCGCTTTCTTCTCGTAGTGTTGGTTTTATGCCTGAGTCTTTCAATTTAATTGATAAAGAGGTACTAAGAGAAAGTATTTTTGGTAAAAGCATCGTACTGTTAGTCGGTAGTTTATTAATAGGTGTCATCCTTGGAGAACGTGCAGTACCGATGGTGAAGCCATTATTTATGGATTTGTACAATAGTGTATTGATTCTGTTTCTATTGAATATGGGACTAGTCGCAGGACAACGACTACCTGAAGTGAAAAAATATGGTGTTAAGTTAGTGTTATTCGGGTTGCTTTCACCACTATTATTCGGGAGCTTAGGTGTCATCGTGGGTAGTTTTGTTGGATTATCAATCGGGGGAATTACTTTAATGGGTGTCTTGGCTGGTAGTGCATCCTATATTGCGGCACCTGCTGCACTTAAAACATCTGTTCCAGAAGCAAACCCGTCGATTTATTTAGGTCTAGCTTTAGGTGTTACATTCCCATTCAATCTTATTATTGGGATCCCTATCTATTTTGAATTAGCTAAATGGATTCAATGA
- a CDS encoding polysaccharide deacetylase family protein has product MIKKFAFLAFIGLCLNGFFTIDANATNVDEFESIPVQQIPEDFPQLEGGPETTERVRYPVSNIVLQQRYPETIVLSGPSTEKRVALTFDDGPDPRFTGQVLDVLNQYNVDATFFVMGARAETYPDLVKRMINEEHIVGNHTYWHPNLVDQASVAALEREVNQTEEILENLIGYRTKLFRAPYGFLYNELVEKLRDMNYTVVGWSVDSLDWQEEPPTVIANTVTSQVQPGSIILMHDGGEWDANRTPTIQALQQIIPTLKEQGYEFVTVPELLDIPYKK; this is encoded by the coding sequence ATGATTAAGAAATTCGCTTTTCTTGCTTTTATTGGACTTTGCTTAAATGGTTTTTTCACAATTGATGCAAATGCTACAAATGTTGATGAGTTTGAAAGTATTCCAGTTCAACAGATACCAGAAGATTTTCCGCAATTAGAGGGTGGCCCTGAAACGACTGAAAGAGTAAGGTATCCAGTTTCGAACATCGTGCTCCAGCAAAGGTATCCTGAGACGATTGTGTTAAGTGGTCCGTCTACAGAAAAGAGAGTAGCCTTAACTTTTGATGATGGGCCAGATCCACGATTTACAGGACAAGTGTTAGATGTGCTAAATCAGTATAACGTAGATGCTACATTTTTTGTAATGGGTGCTAGAGCTGAGACTTATCCGGACCTAGTGAAAAGAATGATTAATGAAGAACATATCGTTGGAAACCATACATATTGGCACCCAAATCTCGTTGACCAGGCAAGCGTTGCTGCTCTTGAAAGAGAAGTGAATCAAACAGAGGAAATCCTTGAAAACTTGATTGGGTATCGCACAAAACTTTTTCGGGCACCTTATGGATTTTTATACAACGAGTTGGTGGAAAAGTTAAGGGATATGAACTATACCGTTGTCGGATGGTCAGTCGATTCTTTAGACTGGCAGGAAGAACCACCTACGGTAATTGCCAACACAGTGACGAGTCAGGTTCAACCGGGTTCGATTATTTTAATGCATGATGGTGGGGAATGGGATGCAAATCGAACTCCAACAATACAAGCTTTACAACAAATTATCCCAACTCTAAAGGAACAAGGGTATGAATTTGTTACAGTACCAGAGCTTTTAGATATTCCCTATAAAAAGTAA
- a CDS encoding CBASS cGAMP-activated phospholipase, whose product MKMLCIDGGGIRGVFAITILKALEEKYNKPVADLFDVIAGTSTGSIIAASVSMKIPMDEVLENYKKFGRKIFIRQAKVGLFKSVYSDRFLRRYLKKSFKDIKLSEVETPILIPAVDVTHGRPYVHRTMKNAEEKDDLSIELWDAVLSSCSAPVYFPPNNVDNRFLSIDGGLWANNPSLVCITEALKHYKKSMEDIRILSVGTGKQTIDFTIQEEKNWGVKQWLPFDFPSMKVTPKLLDLALHLSSESISYQCKHLLGSNYLRINKELGEEIPFDEISSMDELINLGSDVFIEQENEITGFLDRVQ is encoded by the coding sequence ATGAAAATGTTATGTATAGATGGTGGAGGAATTAGAGGGGTATTTGCAATCACTATCCTAAAAGCTTTGGAAGAAAAGTATAACAAGCCGGTGGCCGATTTATTCGATGTTATCGCTGGCACGAGTACTGGTTCAATTATTGCTGCTTCTGTCTCGATGAAAATTCCAATGGACGAAGTTTTGGAAAACTACAAAAAATTTGGTCGTAAGATATTCATCCGTCAGGCTAAAGTGGGACTATTTAAAAGTGTATATAGTGATAGGTTTTTAAGAAGATACTTAAAGAAGTCGTTTAAAGACATAAAGCTTTCTGAAGTCGAAACACCAATTCTTATTCCGGCCGTTGATGTCACACATGGTCGGCCATATGTCCATAGAACCATGAAAAACGCTGAAGAGAAAGATGATTTGTCAATCGAGCTTTGGGATGCAGTGTTGTCATCCTGTTCAGCCCCAGTTTATTTTCCGCCGAATAATGTTGATAATCGTTTTTTATCAATAGATGGAGGATTATGGGCAAACAACCCTTCATTGGTTTGTATAACGGAGGCATTAAAACATTATAAGAAGTCAATGGAGGATATTAGGATCCTTTCTGTCGGTACAGGCAAACAAACCATTGATTTTACAATCCAAGAAGAAAAAAATTGGGGTGTGAAACAGTGGCTTCCATTTGACTTTCCATCAATGAAGGTTACACCTAAGTTGCTAGATCTCGCCCTTCATCTATCATCCGAGTCAATCAGTTATCAATGTAAGCACTTACTTGGTTCTAATTATCTTCGTATTAACAAAGAGCTTGGTGAAGAAATTCCTTTTGATGAGATTTCATCAATGGATGAACTTATCAATTTAGGATCAGACGTATTTATAGAGCAAGAGAATGAAATAACGGGTTTTTTAGACAGAGTACAATGA
- the paaA gene encoding 1,2-phenylacetyl-CoA epoxidase subunit PaaA — protein sequence MSEVMSFDQLTEKEKMQRFMERIEAGEKIEAEDWMPDEYRLTLIKLISMHGISEIMGALPEKEWVPKAPSLKRKLGIMAKVQDEMGHGQLLLRVTEDLMKPLGKTREDIMNDLFSGDLKFHNVFHMEAPSWADAGIIGWLVDGAAIITQTNMLDASYGPYARALKRICAEEVFHAQHGESIILALAEGTEEQKQMLQVALDRWWEALLMFFGPGDSSTTGTSKQDITIKYQIRTKTNEELRQDFFSKYIPRVLSLGLTLPDDTMHYDEKQELWIYKQPDWNRFKQIIKNNGPKSKDRLELRKVTYHTNKWVHEALSNS from the coding sequence ATGTCAGAAGTGATGTCTTTTGATCAGTTAACTGAGAAAGAGAAGATGCAGAGATTCATGGAGCGAATTGAAGCTGGAGAAAAGATTGAAGCTGAAGATTGGATGCCTGATGAATATCGACTTACATTAATAAAATTAATTTCAATGCACGGAATCAGCGAAATTATGGGAGCGCTTCCAGAAAAGGAATGGGTACCTAAAGCACCTAGCTTAAAAAGGAAGCTAGGGATTATGGCAAAAGTTCAGGATGAAATGGGTCATGGTCAACTTTTACTTCGAGTCACTGAAGATCTTATGAAACCACTTGGTAAAACGAGAGAAGATATTATGAATGATCTTTTTTCAGGAGATTTAAAGTTTCATAATGTGTTTCATATGGAAGCGCCATCCTGGGCAGATGCAGGAATCATTGGCTGGCTAGTAGATGGAGCTGCAATTATTACGCAAACAAATATGCTTGATGCGTCTTATGGACCTTATGCTAGAGCGCTTAAGCGAATTTGTGCAGAGGAAGTTTTCCACGCACAACACGGTGAGTCTATCATTCTAGCATTGGCTGAAGGAACAGAGGAACAAAAACAAATGCTTCAAGTTGCACTAGACCGTTGGTGGGAAGCGTTATTAATGTTCTTTGGGCCTGGAGATTCTTCAACAACAGGCACATCTAAACAGGATATAACGATTAAATATCAAATCCGTACAAAAACAAATGAAGAGCTGAGACAGGATTTCTTCTCTAAGTATATTCCGAGAGTTCTTTCACTTGGGTTAACGTTACCAGATGACACAATGCACTATGATGAAAAACAGGAATTGTGGATTTATAAACAACCTGATTGGAACCGTTTTAAGCAAATTATAAAAAACAATGGTCCAAAATCAAAGGACCGCTTAGAGCTTCGTAAGGTTACGTACCACACAAATAAATGGGTTCATGAGGCACTAAGCAATAGTTAA
- the paaB gene encoding 1,2-phenylacetyl-CoA epoxidase subunit PaaB: protein MGSEGFFQEFEVFSKRTDTSPLQYQFSLLAPNQEIALVLAQENFMRREPVSDIWVVKRSDIRKMTLDERMTLSRLDNKDYRTTKGYGYLKKKWRHYEQGMLDEQEIFSWGGKQKK, encoded by the coding sequence ATGGGTAGTGAAGGCTTCTTCCAGGAGTTCGAGGTCTTTAGTAAAAGAACAGATACATCACCGCTTCAATACCAATTTTCACTATTAGCTCCTAATCAAGAAATTGCCCTTGTTTTGGCACAAGAAAATTTCATGCGTAGGGAGCCTGTTTCAGATATTTGGGTAGTGAAACGTTCTGATATTCGAAAAATGACGTTGGATGAGCGGATGACACTTAGCCGTCTAGATAATAAAGATTATCGAACAACAAAAGGATATGGATATCTAAAGAAAAAGTGGCGTCACTATGAGCAAGGAATGCTAGATGAACAAGAAATCTTTTCATGGGGAGGGAAGCAAAAGAAATGA
- the paaC gene encoding 1,2-phenylacetyl-CoA epoxidase subunit PaaC, whose protein sequence is MTANNDLQFLSELLFQLADDDFIISYRGSEWLGLAPHIEEDVAFSSISQDTMGHAAMFYQLLEDIGVGKVDDLAHSRTSTERKNAVLLELVNGPGNYLRQPQYDWAFAVVRNYFYTQAKKIRVESLKTSSYQPLADVAVKVNMELYYHLLHWKTWFTQLMMAGGDARTRMEKAVQTVVADFEGMLTLGPKGKEMAELGFIDTEEVLKTRTINAMKPIFESINLDFPSTFEMKNGNGRIGQHTADLDDALSTLSEVYNINPVATW, encoded by the coding sequence ATGACAGCGAACAACGACTTACAATTCTTATCTGAATTACTCTTTCAGTTAGCCGATGATGACTTTATTATCTCATACCGTGGATCAGAGTGGCTAGGACTTGCTCCCCATATAGAGGAGGATGTTGCATTTTCTTCGATTAGCCAAGATACGATGGGTCATGCTGCAATGTTCTATCAACTACTAGAAGATATCGGGGTAGGAAAAGTAGATGACCTGGCACATTCCCGTACCTCAACAGAAAGAAAAAATGCAGTGCTCTTAGAACTGGTTAACGGTCCAGGAAATTACCTAAGACAACCTCAATATGATTGGGCATTTGCGGTTGTACGTAACTATTTTTATACCCAAGCAAAAAAAATTCGAGTTGAATCACTAAAGACATCTTCATACCAGCCATTAGCAGATGTTGCTGTAAAGGTGAATATGGAGCTTTACTATCATCTATTACATTGGAAAACATGGTTTACACAATTAATGATGGCAGGGGGAGACGCAAGAACTCGAATGGAAAAAGCAGTACAGACTGTTGTAGCGGACTTTGAGGGTATGCTAACACTCGGTCCTAAAGGAAAAGAAATGGCAGAGCTCGGTTTTATTGATACTGAAGAGGTACTAAAAACTCGTACGATAAACGCAATGAAGCCAATCTTTGAATCTATTAATCTAGATTTCCCTAGTACCTTTGAAATGAAGAATGGCAATGGAAGAATCGGTCAGCATACGGCTGACTTAGACGATGCCTTATCAACATTAAGTGAGGTTTACAATATCAATCCTGTTGCAACTTGGTAA
- the paaD gene encoding 1,2-phenylacetyl-CoA epoxidase subunit PaaD produces the protein MVTDINKQVIVEALHSVKDPEIDSISIIDLGMVEGIEQDGHTVTIQLLPTFMGCPALDIIKKNVITALKALDKNLSINVQFIYSPPWTSDRVTEEGRERLKEFGIAPPPRQLDENGGWAVNCPYCDSVYTTMENLFGPTACRSILYCKGCKNPFEAMKPVSTMM, from the coding sequence ATGGTGACAGACATTAATAAGCAAGTAATCGTGGAAGCACTACATAGTGTTAAGGATCCTGAAATTGATTCTATTTCCATCATTGACCTTGGAATGGTAGAAGGAATAGAACAAGATGGTCATACAGTAACCATTCAACTACTTCCGACTTTCATGGGTTGCCCTGCACTGGACATTATAAAGAAAAATGTGATCACAGCACTGAAAGCATTAGATAAGAATTTGAGTATAAATGTCCAATTCATTTATTCACCACCATGGACCTCTGATCGAGTTACCGAAGAGGGACGTGAACGTTTGAAAGAATTTGGCATCGCACCTCCTCCACGTCAATTGGACGAAAACGGAGGCTGGGCCGTGAATTGCCCATACTGTGACTCCGTCTACACAACAATGGAAAACCTATTTGGCCCTACAGCATGTCGCAGCATTCTATACTGCAAAGGCTGTAAAAACCCATTCGAAGCAATGAAACCTGTTTCAACAATGATGTAA